A single genomic interval of Gemmatimonas aurantiaca harbors:
- the flhB gene encoding flagellar biosynthesis protein FlhB has protein sequence MAEGESGEKTEAPTGKRLEEAREKGQIAKSPEFATAAFLLGFLLVFSFTGPQLWRFLLDTMGTSLSSAGSGERMGNGLIPWLQIMSFRTMAAMIGVTAAMAVIAVGVQAMQTGGLFTTKTLEPKFERLNPLNNAKRILGKQSIVELAKALLKMAIVGYAVYVTLKNAWPDVQTLALTPSPMALVEVVRKYGFALIKNAGMMFLVLAAADYGFQRWKTMEDLKMTKQEVKEEFKQQEGNPEMKGRRRAIARERIRRQMFAAVPKADVVIVNPTHIAIAIKYDPNVAPAPYVVALGERKIAQRIKELAFQHGVPVIENKPLARALIKVAKVGTVIPVEMYLAVAEVLAFVMRQQERYGRKWRGTVAA, from the coding sequence ATGGCTGAAGGCGAATCCGGCGAAAAGACCGAAGCACCAACTGGCAAACGACTGGAGGAAGCGCGCGAGAAGGGGCAGATCGCCAAAAGCCCCGAGTTCGCCACCGCCGCTTTCCTCCTGGGCTTTCTGCTCGTCTTCTCGTTCACGGGACCGCAGCTCTGGCGCTTCCTGCTGGACACCATGGGCACGAGCCTGTCGTCGGCCGGCAGCGGCGAACGCATGGGCAACGGTCTCATTCCCTGGCTGCAGATCATGAGCTTCCGCACCATGGCGGCCATGATCGGCGTGACGGCGGCGATGGCCGTGATCGCCGTGGGTGTGCAGGCCATGCAGACCGGTGGTCTGTTCACGACCAAGACGCTCGAGCCCAAGTTCGAACGTCTCAATCCGCTCAACAACGCCAAACGCATCCTGGGCAAGCAGTCCATCGTGGAACTCGCGAAGGCGCTGCTCAAGATGGCGATCGTCGGCTACGCCGTGTACGTCACGCTGAAGAACGCCTGGCCGGATGTGCAGACGCTGGCGCTGACGCCGTCCCCGATGGCGCTGGTGGAAGTCGTGCGCAAATACGGCTTCGCACTGATCAAGAATGCCGGCATGATGTTCCTCGTCCTCGCCGCGGCCGACTACGGTTTCCAGCGCTGGAAGACGATGGAAGACCTCAAGATGACCAAGCAGGAGGTCAAGGAGGAATTCAAGCAGCAGGAAGGCAATCCCGAAATGAAGGGACGTCGCCGCGCCATCGCCCGCGAACGCATCCGTCGACAGATGTTCGCGGCCGTTCCCAAGGCCGACGTGGTCATCGTGAATCCGACGCACATCGCGATCGCCATCAAATACGATCCGAATGTCGCGCCGGCTCCCTATGTCGTGGCCCTCGGCGAGCGCAAAATCGCCCAGCGCATCAAGGAACTGGCGTTCCAGCACGGCGTGCCCGTCATCGAGAACAAGCCGCTCGCCCGCGCACTCATCAAAGTGGCCAAGGTGGGTACGGTCATCCCGGTGGAGATGTATCTGGCGGTGGCCGAAGTGCTCGCCTTCGTCATGCGCCAGCAGGAGCGCTACGGCCGGAAATGGCGTGGCACGGTCGCTGCATAG
- the fliR gene encoding flagellar biosynthetic protein FliR: MNPSSPVGQSLIFGLPDFFAPGVATAFVLTALRVGGLLLVAPAWSAKTVPMRLRTALLVLFAVLLLPTALATSNRETLAITPGTFLAETAIGFAFGLAAALVVAGAEFAGELMTTTIGLSGAAIFDPVNNTQGAILGSFMQIMALTLLLLAGGHIVMLEGVARSFTALPLGTPIDFRDGFLALTKAGSTIFATGLQFAAPVIAAVLVTNIALAILGRAAPQLQIMSLAFPLQIGIGLLTFAGSIGLIVHALGDWTTPYGNTLDSFVRAAQVAPGVPSGSAPAPAGRR, translated from the coding sequence GTGAACCCCAGCAGCCCCGTGGGTCAGTCGCTCATCTTCGGGCTCCCGGACTTCTTTGCTCCCGGCGTGGCCACCGCTTTCGTGCTCACCGCGCTGCGGGTGGGCGGCCTGCTGCTCGTCGCTCCCGCGTGGTCGGCGAAGACGGTGCCCATGCGACTGCGCACGGCGCTGCTCGTGCTCTTCGCCGTATTGCTGCTGCCCACGGCGCTGGCAACCTCCAACCGCGAGACGCTGGCGATCACACCGGGCACGTTCCTCGCCGAAACCGCCATCGGTTTTGCCTTCGGACTGGCTGCGGCACTGGTCGTGGCCGGCGCCGAATTCGCCGGTGAACTGATGACCACCACGATCGGTCTCTCCGGCGCCGCCATCTTCGATCCGGTGAACAACACCCAGGGCGCAATCCTGGGTTCGTTCATGCAGATCATGGCCCTCACGCTGCTGCTGCTGGCCGGTGGACACATCGTCATGCTGGAAGGCGTGGCCCGCAGCTTCACGGCATTGCCGCTGGGCACGCCCATCGATTTCCGCGATGGATTCCTCGCGCTCACGAAAGCCGGGTCCACCATCTTCGCCACGGGACTGCAGTTCGCGGCGCCCGTGATCGCCGCGGTGCTCGTCACCAACATCGCGCTCGCCATTCTCGGACGCGCGGCGCCGCAGTTGCAGATCATGAGCCTCGCCTTTCCGCTGCAGATCGGGATCGGCCTGCTCACCTTCGCCGGGTCCATCGGGCTCATCGTGCATGCGCTCGGTGACTGGACGACACCGTACGGCAATACCCTCGACTCCTTTGTGCGGGCGGCGCAGGTGGCACCTGGTGTGCCATCTGGCTCGGCCCCCGCACCGGCGGGGAGGCGCTGA
- a CDS encoding flagellar biosynthetic protein FliQ: protein MSHQLVIDLTRDAIMTALMVAAPLLLLALGVGLVIAIIQSVTQIQEQTLVFVPKLILVGGAFIVGLPWLMQILIKFTTQVIRGIPAMVG, encoded by the coding sequence TTGTCTCACCAGCTCGTCATCGACCTGACCCGCGATGCGATCATGACTGCCCTCATGGTCGCGGCGCCGCTGCTGCTCCTGGCGCTCGGCGTGGGTCTGGTCATCGCCATCATCCAGTCGGTCACCCAGATCCAGGAACAGACCCTGGTCTTCGTGCCCAAGCTCATTCTGGTCGGTGGCGCGTTCATCGTCGGCCTCCCCTGGCTGATGCAGATCCTGATCAAGTTCACCACCCAGGTCATTCGCGGCATTCCCGCGATGGTCGGCTGA
- a CDS encoding carboxypeptidase regulatory-like domain-containing protein: MRLMLLVILCGLGLGPDHLAAQVASGNVQVRVVDAALAPVAAAEVILQGEKRQAFSARSDSTGQALIGGIPPGLWVITVRRVGLKSVTGSIRVAAGQNVYSVQIDEAALTLVGMRVVGDRVYSARLDDFERRRQAGLPSAVVTQEQIDRLGPVQLSRMLRGMSGLKIADSSGSTVAISSRGAVPFRPPGSATPFIMVPCVMRMAVDGVLMPGLSNIDQIVPKDVHGIEVYYGPARMPPELGGLRTDNWCGLIAIWTRDR; encoded by the coding sequence ATGCGCCTGATGCTGCTCGTCATTCTCTGTGGCCTCGGGTTGGGTCCCGATCACCTCGCTGCCCAGGTGGCCTCCGGGAACGTGCAGGTCCGCGTGGTCGACGCGGCGTTGGCGCCGGTGGCGGCGGCCGAGGTGATCTTGCAGGGCGAAAAGCGTCAGGCATTCTCGGCGCGCTCGGACTCGACCGGGCAGGCCCTCATCGGCGGTATCCCACCCGGTCTCTGGGTGATCACGGTGCGACGTGTCGGTCTGAAATCCGTGACCGGCAGCATCCGTGTGGCCGCGGGACAGAATGTCTACTCGGTGCAGATCGACGAGGCCGCGTTGACGCTCGTGGGCATGCGCGTGGTGGGTGACCGGGTGTACTCTGCGCGTCTCGACGATTTCGAACGGCGACGTCAGGCGGGACTGCCCAGTGCCGTGGTCACGCAGGAACAGATCGATCGCCTGGGCCCCGTGCAACTCTCACGCATGCTGCGTGGCATGAGCGGATTGAAGATCGCCGATTCGAGTGGCTCGACGGTGGCGATCTCATCGCGGGGCGCCGTGCCATTCCGGCCACCGGGGAGCGCGACGCCGTTCATCATGGTCCCATGCGTCATGCGCATGGCCGTCGATGGTGTTCTGATGCCCGGCCTCTCCAACATCGATCAGATCGTGCCCAAGGATGTGCACGGGATCGAGGTGTACTACGGTCCCGCGCGCATGCCTCCGGAGCTGGGAGGACTCAGAACGGACAACTGGTGCGGGTTGATCGCGATATGGACACGGGACCGGTAA
- a CDS encoding SCO family protein — MTEARAQRGVAFPALVMLLVITAAWWALALWPVPASVPEWVLRTRAACFGTMANGLPAAGGWILLIGEPIGMIGVLMAVWGDALREDVRRLRASFGGQMLIGAMLLLVASGMSAALWRVQSARRAGRVADASVFTPQPFVASMMETRNTVLETPPPLALVDQHGQSFSLERLRGHPAMVTFAYAHCETVCPTIVQDLKTARRNANADDVMLVVVTLDPWRDVPTRLSSIADQWQLGANDRVLSGSVDEVLQVLSAWDVAHSRDTRTGEIVHASAVVLLDREGRVSYRMSGDWQRTAALLRTL, encoded by the coding sequence ATGACGGAGGCGCGTGCGCAGCGTGGGGTCGCCTTCCCGGCGCTGGTGATGCTGCTGGTCATCACCGCGGCATGGTGGGCCCTCGCGCTGTGGCCCGTACCGGCCAGTGTGCCGGAGTGGGTCCTGCGCACGCGCGCCGCCTGTTTCGGCACGATGGCCAACGGGCTGCCGGCCGCGGGCGGATGGATCCTGCTCATCGGCGAGCCGATCGGCATGATCGGTGTGCTGATGGCGGTGTGGGGTGATGCGCTTCGCGAAGACGTCCGTCGCCTGCGCGCGTCATTTGGCGGACAGATGCTGATCGGTGCGATGCTCCTGCTCGTGGCATCGGGGATGAGCGCCGCGCTCTGGCGTGTGCAGAGTGCACGCCGCGCGGGCCGTGTGGCCGACGCGTCGGTGTTCACACCACAGCCGTTCGTGGCATCGATGATGGAAACGCGGAACACCGTCCTCGAGACACCGCCGCCGCTCGCGCTCGTCGATCAGCACGGTCAGTCGTTTTCGCTCGAACGACTGCGCGGTCATCCGGCGATGGTGACGTTCGCGTATGCACACTGCGAGACCGTGTGCCCCACCATCGTGCAGGATCTCAAGACGGCCCGGCGCAACGCCAACGCCGATGATGTCATGCTGGTGGTTGTCACACTCGATCCATGGCGCGATGTGCCCACCCGCCTCTCCAGCATCGCCGACCAGTGGCAGCTCGGCGCCAATGATCGTGTGCTCAGCGGATCGGTGGACGAAGTACTGCAGGTGCTGAGCGCCTGGGATGTCGCCCATTCACGCGACACCAGGACAGGCGAGATCGTCCACGCGTCGGCCGTGGTATTGCTCGATCGTGAAGGACGTGTGTCGTATCGCATGTCCGGTGACTGGCAACGCACCGCCGCGTTGCTGCGCACCCTCTGA
- a CDS encoding cbb3-type cytochrome c oxidase subunit I codes for MSTVAPVSASAPAFPHRICPVTGRVVASAAEPLIKANAVVAVVSLLIGAVAALLLVLTRWQAVHLLPAEWYYRILGVHGMNMLIFFIIYFEMAVLWFAATILLNSRPAAPKLGWFSFGLMLSGTLLVEWVQWSGRADVLFTSYPPLKAHPGLYLGVILFAVGALIVCGQFFATLVIAKREKTYEGSMPLVVYGAMTAAIIAVITLLHGAMIYIPTFLWSLGLIKSVDPEIYRMLWWALGHSSQQINVAAMVAVWYLLAALTVGGVVLNEKVSRSAFVLYILFISMASAHHLLVDPGFGPAWKIVNTSYFMYMAVLASMIHGFTVPAGMELGMRLRGFTDGLFGWLRRAPWGDPGFSAMVFSVVVFGFVGGITGVTIGTEQINIIAHNTMRIPGHFHATVVSGTAMAFMGATYYLLPLVFRRKVAFWGLAKAQPYLFAIGMLLLSMGMTFAGSFGVPRRHWDASFSQALFDVQFNPAVDITLAVMGIGGILAVTGAFSFIAIAVKSVFFGEAITTVETGKAIAGIPQGLTNPPVHAANVDEINEALHASSRSIIGPTPGTMVLVAIFLLAFVVYYFTNWKLLTFLWKVG; via the coding sequence ATGAGCACCGTCGCTCCTGTCTCTGCTTCGGCACCGGCGTTTCCGCATCGGATCTGCCCGGTCACCGGACGCGTGGTGGCCAGTGCCGCCGAGCCGCTCATCAAGGCGAACGCCGTCGTGGCGGTGGTCTCCCTGCTCATCGGAGCGGTGGCCGCCCTGCTGCTGGTGCTCACCCGCTGGCAGGCCGTGCATCTGCTCCCCGCCGAATGGTACTACCGCATCCTCGGCGTGCACGGCATGAACATGCTGATCTTCTTCATCATCTACTTCGAGATGGCGGTGCTGTGGTTCGCGGCGACGATTCTGCTCAACAGTCGCCCGGCCGCTCCGAAACTCGGCTGGTTCAGTTTCGGGCTGATGCTGAGTGGGACACTGCTGGTGGAGTGGGTGCAGTGGTCGGGCCGTGCCGATGTGCTGTTCACGTCCTATCCGCCACTCAAGGCGCATCCGGGGCTGTATCTCGGCGTGATTCTCTTCGCGGTGGGCGCGCTCATCGTGTGCGGACAGTTCTTCGCCACGCTGGTGATCGCCAAGCGGGAGAAGACCTACGAAGGATCCATGCCGTTGGTGGTGTACGGCGCGATGACGGCGGCCATCATCGCCGTGATCACGCTGCTCCATGGCGCGATGATCTACATCCCCACGTTCCTGTGGAGTCTGGGGCTCATCAAGAGCGTCGATCCCGAGATCTACCGCATGCTCTGGTGGGCGCTCGGCCATTCGTCGCAGCAGATCAACGTGGCGGCGATGGTGGCGGTGTGGTATCTGCTCGCCGCGCTCACCGTTGGCGGTGTCGTGCTGAACGAGAAAGTGAGCCGCTCGGCGTTCGTGCTCTACATCCTGTTCATCTCGATGGCGTCGGCGCACCACCTGCTGGTCGATCCGGGCTTCGGTCCGGCCTGGAAGATCGTGAACACGTCGTACTTCATGTACATGGCCGTGCTGGCCTCCATGATTCACGGCTTCACCGTGCCGGCCGGTATGGAGCTGGGCATGCGCCTGCGCGGGTTCACCGACGGCTTGTTCGGGTGGCTGCGACGCGCCCCATGGGGTGACCCGGGATTCAGCGCGATGGTGTTCAGCGTGGTGGTGTTCGGTTTCGTGGGTGGCATCACCGGCGTGACCATCGGCACCGAGCAGATCAACATCATCGCGCACAACACCATGCGCATCCCGGGACACTTCCATGCCACGGTGGTGAGCGGCACGGCCATGGCGTTCATGGGCGCGACATACTACCTGCTGCCGCTGGTATTCCGGCGAAAGGTCGCGTTCTGGGGACTGGCCAAGGCGCAACCGTACCTGTTCGCGATCGGCATGCTGCTGCTGTCCATGGGCATGACGTTCGCCGGCAGCTTCGGGGTTCCGCGGCGGCACTGGGATGCCTCGTTCTCGCAGGCGCTGTTCGATGTGCAGTTCAATCCGGCGGTGGACATCACGCTGGCCGTGATGGGCATCGGCGGCATTCTGGCCGTGACCGGTGCGTTCAGCTTCATCGCCATCGCTGTGAAGTCGGTGTTCTTCGGCGAAGCCATCACCACTGTGGAGACCGGCAAGGCCATTGCCGGCATTCCGCAGGGACTCACCAATCCGCCGGTGCACGCGGCCAACGTCGACGAGATCAACGAGGCACTGCACGCCAGCTCGCGCAGCATCATCGGCCCCACACCGGGCACCATGGTGCTCGTGGCGATCTTCCTGCTGGCCTTCGTGGTGTACTACTTCACGAACTGGAAGCTCCTGACCTTCCTGTGGAAGGTGGGCTGA
- a CDS encoding cytochrome b N-terminal domain-containing protein — protein MRSLERLAARLLRAADAAVTRLYGWRYNVLHQTGTLVVALLVLLIVTGLYLLVFYRVGTPWQSVARLHDDVVLGRWIRSLHRFASDAMIVAAVLHAWRLFAQARSWGRRALAWTSGVVLFVMLFVSGWTGYVLVWDTFGAELAVGGARLFDALPVLSEPVRRIFAGDQPIPSAFFFINLFLHIALPLGVGAGLWVHLSHIARPTLFPPRVLMYGMGGALLALALFFPAPLAPEASLLSVNQRAPVDLFFAFWLPWANSLPPWVAWAGAIGTFGLALSVPLFTRRPRTDGWTPSVVDERYCTGCNQCPQDCPWEAITMIPREGAHGAQSALVARVDPSRCVSCGICAGSCAPMGVGPAGHTGRDQIIQVRALHIAPEPREWRPVAICCEHAAPEYLTPLREHNAEVRLVPCAGNLHTSVIELSLRAGSPGVMVFTCPPRDCRGREGPKWLHERLYNDREAELQARVDRTRVATAVMAPGDLAGTLAAWTAFTARLDAYDHRSPDTLDDPLGAICEPVPMEEN, from the coding sequence ATGCGCTCTCTGGAACGTCTCGCCGCACGTCTGCTCCGCGCCGCGGATGCCGCCGTCACCCGCCTGTATGGATGGCGGTACAACGTCCTGCATCAGACAGGCACGTTGGTGGTGGCCCTGCTCGTGCTGCTCATCGTCACCGGGTTGTACCTGCTGGTCTTCTATCGGGTGGGCACCCCGTGGCAGTCGGTGGCGCGCCTGCACGACGATGTCGTGCTCGGGCGCTGGATCCGCTCGCTGCATCGCTTCGCGTCGGATGCGATGATCGTCGCGGCGGTCCTGCATGCGTGGCGGCTCTTCGCGCAGGCGCGATCATGGGGACGACGGGCACTGGCCTGGACATCCGGCGTGGTGCTGTTCGTCATGCTGTTCGTGAGTGGATGGACGGGCTATGTGCTGGTGTGGGATACATTCGGCGCGGAACTCGCCGTGGGGGGCGCGCGGCTGTTCGATGCGCTGCCCGTGCTCAGTGAACCGGTGCGAAGGATCTTCGCCGGGGATCAGCCCATTCCCAGCGCATTCTTCTTCATCAATCTCTTCCTGCACATCGCGTTGCCGCTGGGTGTGGGAGCCGGATTGTGGGTCCATCTCTCGCACATCGCGCGCCCCACGTTGTTTCCACCACGTGTGCTGATGTACGGCATGGGTGGAGCGTTGCTGGCGCTGGCTCTGTTCTTCCCCGCGCCGCTCGCCCCCGAGGCGTCGCTGCTGTCGGTGAATCAGCGCGCGCCGGTGGATCTCTTCTTCGCGTTCTGGCTGCCGTGGGCGAACAGTCTGCCACCGTGGGTGGCCTGGGCCGGTGCCATCGGCACGTTCGGTCTCGCGCTGAGTGTGCCGTTGTTCACGCGCCGTCCCCGCACGGATGGATGGACGCCCAGTGTCGTGGACGAGCGTTACTGCACCGGATGCAACCAGTGTCCGCAGGACTGTCCGTGGGAAGCGATCACGATGATTCCGCGCGAGGGGGCGCATGGCGCGCAGTCGGCGCTGGTGGCCCGCGTGGATCCATCACGCTGCGTGTCGTGCGGCATCTGCGCGGGTTCGTGCGCGCCCATGGGCGTCGGCCCGGCGGGGCACACGGGCCGCGATCAGATCATCCAGGTGCGCGCGCTCCACATCGCACCGGAGCCGCGCGAATGGCGGCCCGTGGCCATCTGCTGTGAGCATGCCGCGCCGGAGTATCTGACGCCGCTGCGCGAGCACAACGCCGAGGTGCGCCTCGTTCCCTGCGCGGGCAACCTGCACACGTCGGTGATCGAACTCAGTCTGCGTGCCGGCTCACCGGGTGTCATGGTCTTCACCTGTCCGCCGCGCGATTGCCGCGGACGTGAGGGTCCCAAGTGGCTGCATGAACGGCTGTACAACGACCGTGAAGCCGAACTGCAGGCACGTGTGGACCGGACCCGCGTGGCCACCGCGGTGATGGCCCCCGGAGATCTCGCCGGAACCCTCGCCGCGTGGACGGCATTCACCGCACGACTCGATGCGTACGATCATCGCTCCCCGGATACCCTCGACGATCCACTCGGCGCCATCTGCGAGCCCGTGCCGATGGAGGAGAACTGA